One window of Robiginitalea biformata HTCC2501 genomic DNA carries:
- a CDS encoding mevalonate kinase family protein gives MKGPLFYSKILLFGEYGIIKDSRGLSIPYNFFKGALKTADPLKGAARESNENLRRFATYLETVSREFPDTGFDLDRLRDDLDAGLYFDSSIPQGYGVGSSGALVAAIYDRYARNKVTILENLTREKLLDLKGIFGRMESFFHGKSSGLDPLNSYLSLPILINSRDHIESTSIPSQNPGGKGAVFLLDSGSVGETAPMVQIFMEKMKHEGFRSVIRDEFVRYTDACVEDFISGNVKSLFGNIKKLSHVVLDHFKPMIPQEFHQLWKQGIETNAYYLKLCGSGGGGYILGFTEDLDKAKKALKGHRLEVVYNF, from the coding sequence ATGAAAGGACCGCTTTTTTACTCCAAAATCCTGTTATTCGGCGAATACGGGATCATCAAGGACTCCAGGGGCCTTTCCATTCCCTACAATTTCTTTAAAGGAGCCCTCAAAACAGCCGACCCCCTGAAGGGTGCGGCCAGGGAATCCAATGAAAACCTCCGGCGGTTTGCAACCTACCTGGAAACCGTGAGCCGGGAATTCCCCGACACGGGTTTTGACCTGGACCGGTTGCGGGACGATCTGGATGCGGGCCTGTACTTTGACAGTTCCATCCCCCAGGGGTACGGGGTGGGGAGCAGCGGGGCGCTGGTGGCCGCCATCTACGACCGCTACGCCCGGAACAAAGTAACCATCCTGGAAAACCTGACACGGGAGAAACTCCTGGACCTCAAAGGAATTTTCGGGCGGATGGAATCCTTTTTCCACGGGAAGTCTTCCGGCCTCGACCCGCTGAACAGCTACCTGAGCCTGCCGATCCTGATCAATTCCAGGGACCATATCGAATCGACGAGCATCCCCTCCCAGAACCCGGGTGGCAAAGGAGCCGTCTTCCTGCTAGACAGCGGCAGCGTGGGCGAAACGGCCCCCATGGTCCAGATTTTCATGGAAAAAATGAAACACGAAGGTTTCCGGAGCGTAATCCGGGACGAGTTCGTCCGGTACACGGATGCCTGTGTGGAAGATTTTATCAGCGGGAATGTCAAATCGCTCTTCGGAAACATCAAGAAACTCTCCCACGTGGTCCTGGACCACTTCAAACCAATGATCCCCCAGGAATTCCACCAGTTGTGGAAGCAGGGGATTGAGACAAATGCCTACTACCTGAAACTTTGCGGTTCAGGGGGAGGCGGTTACATCCTGGGCTTTACGGAAGACCTGGATAAAGCCAAAAAAGCCCTGAAAGGACACCGCCTCGAGGTCGTCTACAACTTCTAA
- a CDS encoding diphosphomevalonate/mevalonate 3,5-bisphosphate decarboxylase family protein, producing the protein MVYQEFQCKGPLGPLPAGEVGWQAPSNIALVKYWGKRDGQLPTNPSVSFTLEACRTSTRIAYSPLEQSVKGPRFRVFLDGFPAPDFEPKIRQFLERALPYAPFLSGLHLEIRTENSFPHSSGIASSASGMAALALCLVSLEEQLLPGTDPGYARRKASFLARLGSGSAARSTAGGLILWGEQEGIPESTDLLGVPYPGEVHEVFHTYHDTILLVDKGQKTVSSSVGHGLMDGHPFAAERFEQARRHLEKLGGIFASGDLEAFANLVESEALSLHAMMLTSTPSFILMKPGTLEIIEKIRDYRRETGHPVCFTLDAGANVHVLYPEASAGPVYSFIREELLEHCVSGQHICDRVGSGPQPIKNAPDRTSDKGIG; encoded by the coding sequence ATGGTTTACCAGGAATTCCAGTGTAAAGGGCCCTTAGGCCCCCTCCCTGCCGGGGAAGTTGGCTGGCAGGCGCCGAGCAACATCGCCCTGGTCAAGTATTGGGGAAAGCGGGACGGCCAGCTCCCGACAAACCCGTCGGTGAGTTTTACCCTGGAGGCGTGCCGGACCTCTACCCGGATTGCCTATTCCCCCCTGGAGCAATCGGTAAAGGGCCCCCGTTTCCGGGTGTTCCTGGACGGGTTTCCGGCCCCCGATTTTGAACCGAAAATCCGACAGTTCCTGGAAAGGGCCCTGCCCTATGCGCCTTTCCTCTCGGGGTTGCACCTCGAGATCCGAACGGAAAACAGTTTTCCCCACAGCAGTGGAATTGCCTCCTCGGCCAGCGGGATGGCGGCCCTGGCCTTGTGCCTGGTAAGCCTGGAGGAACAGTTATTGCCCGGGACAGACCCCGGGTATGCCCGGCGTAAAGCCTCCTTCCTGGCCCGGTTGGGTTCCGGTTCGGCTGCCCGGAGTACGGCCGGGGGCCTGATTTTATGGGGCGAGCAGGAGGGTATCCCCGAAAGCACTGACCTCCTTGGGGTACCTTACCCAGGGGAGGTTCACGAAGTATTCCATACGTATCACGACACGATATTGCTGGTGGACAAGGGGCAGAAAACCGTGAGCAGTTCGGTAGGACACGGCCTGATGGACGGGCACCCCTTTGCCGCTGAGCGTTTTGAGCAGGCGCGACGCCACCTCGAGAAGCTCGGTGGGATATTCGCTTCGGGCGACCTGGAAGCCTTCGCCAACCTCGTGGAATCCGAGGCGCTTTCCCTGCACGCGATGATGCTGACCAGCACGCCTTCCTTTATTCTGATGAAACCCGGGACCCTCGAGATCATCGAAAAAATCAGGGATTATCGCCGGGAAACGGGCCACCCCGTATGCTTTACCCTGGACGCAGGGGCCAATGTCCACGTCCTCTACCCGGAGGCCTCGGCCGGCCCGGTTTACAGCTTCATCCGGGAGGAATTGCTGGAGCACTGTGTATCCGGCCAGCACATCTGCGACCGGGTGGGATCCGGGCCGCAACCAATAAAAAATGCACCGGATCGTACGTCCGACAAGGGAATCGGGTAA
- a CDS encoding M20 family metallo-hydrolase, producing the protein MTKTTSELTERAIGLLKELIATPSFSGEEEQTAMRIAEWLAREKIPYKRQGNNIYAFNKDYQEGKPLLLLNSHHDTVRPNSAYTRDPYQATVSNGKLYGLGSNDAGGCLVSLMAAFAYWYPQKGLSHNIVLVASAEEENSGPNGLNSMLEILPPIDVAIVGEPTLMDLAIAEKGLVIFDAEVHGTPSHAAHPNDDNSIYNCIPVLDWFRNYRFEKVSEVLGEVKLTVTQINAGTQHNVVPAKVDLVIDVRVNDCYTNREIQDLLLAEAPCKLKARSLRLNSSSIAADHPLVRAGIGLGRNTYGSPTLSDQAALSCPSLKLGPGDSRRSHSADEFIFVEEIEQGIDLYIRILDEFLTGTNKNS; encoded by the coding sequence ATGACAAAGACGACCAGCGAACTGACCGAACGGGCCATCGGCCTGTTAAAAGAACTCATCGCCACCCCATCCTTTTCCGGGGAGGAGGAACAGACCGCCATGCGGATTGCCGAATGGCTCGCCCGGGAGAAAATCCCGTATAAACGACAGGGCAACAATATCTACGCCTTTAACAAGGACTACCAGGAGGGAAAACCGCTGCTACTGCTCAATTCCCACCACGACACGGTACGACCCAACAGCGCCTATACCCGCGACCCCTACCAGGCAACCGTTTCCAACGGGAAGCTGTACGGCCTGGGCAGTAACGATGCCGGGGGCTGCCTGGTTTCCCTGATGGCGGCCTTTGCCTACTGGTATCCGCAAAAAGGTCTTTCGCACAATATCGTTCTGGTGGCTTCCGCCGAGGAGGAAAATTCGGGTCCAAATGGCCTGAACAGCATGCTGGAAATCCTGCCGCCCATAGATGTGGCCATCGTGGGGGAACCCACTTTGATGGACCTGGCCATTGCCGAGAAGGGCCTGGTGATCTTTGACGCGGAGGTCCATGGAACGCCCTCGCACGCGGCCCATCCAAACGACGACAATTCCATCTACAACTGTATCCCGGTACTGGACTGGTTCCGCAATTATCGCTTTGAGAAGGTATCCGAAGTACTGGGGGAAGTGAAACTGACCGTTACCCAAATCAACGCCGGGACCCAGCACAATGTGGTTCCCGCCAAGGTGGACCTGGTGATTGACGTCCGCGTAAACGATTGCTACACGAACCGGGAAATCCAAGATTTGCTGCTGGCCGAAGCGCCCTGCAAGCTAAAGGCGCGCTCGCTGCGGCTAAACTCTTCCTCCATCGCGGCCGACCACCCGCTCGTCCGGGCGGGAATCGGGCTGGGGCGAAATACCTACGGGTCCCCCACCCTATCGGACCAGGCGGCCCTGAGCTGCCCCTCCCTGAAATTGGGCCCGGGTGACAGCCGGAGGTCCCACTCGGCGGACGAATTTATATTTGTCGAAGAAATCGAACAGGGGATTGACCTCTATATCCGCATTTTGGACGAGTTCCTGACGGGTACGAACAAAAATTCCTAA
- a CDS encoding geranylgeranylglycerol-phosphate geranylgeranyltransferase has product MLSRKQRYFLVKALSLFSIVRGYNILVIVLAQYLAAIYIMAPELPLRQVVLDGNLLVIVLCSALVIAGGYIINSFYDSEKDLINKPHKSMLDRLVSQRVKIYAYFTLNFAAVLLGSYVSFRAALFFAAYIFGIWLYSHRLKKIAFLGNFVSATLAIAPFFAVFVYYKNFETVIFVHALFLFLLILSRELIKDMENLAGDLAQNYRTIAVRYGTVASKRYISLLVLLTFVPSYLLIRYFDVGYMYLYFIASSLLLVLFLFLLWRSHSKKHYVWLHNILKFIIVSGVFGILLIDVDLVLNRIM; this is encoded by the coding sequence ATGCTCAGCCGCAAGCAACGCTATTTCCTGGTAAAGGCCCTGAGCCTTTTTTCCATCGTTCGCGGGTACAATATCCTGGTGATTGTGCTGGCGCAATACCTGGCGGCCATTTACATCATGGCGCCGGAGTTGCCGCTCCGCCAGGTGGTCCTGGACGGGAACCTGCTGGTCATTGTACTCTGTTCCGCCCTGGTCATTGCCGGAGGCTATATCATCAATAGTTTTTACGACTCGGAGAAGGACCTGATCAACAAGCCACACAAAAGCATGCTCGACCGCCTGGTCAGCCAGCGCGTCAAGATCTATGCGTATTTCACCCTGAATTTTGCAGCGGTCCTGCTCGGCAGCTACGTGTCTTTCCGGGCTGCCCTCTTTTTTGCGGCCTATATATTCGGTATCTGGCTTTATTCGCACCGCCTGAAAAAAATTGCCTTCCTCGGGAATTTTGTCTCGGCCACACTGGCCATTGCCCCTTTTTTCGCCGTTTTCGTGTATTACAAGAATTTTGAAACCGTCATCTTTGTCCACGCCCTCTTCCTCTTCCTGCTCATCCTGAGCCGGGAACTCATCAAGGATATGGAGAACCTGGCCGGCGACCTGGCGCAGAATTACCGCACCATTGCCGTGCGATACGGCACGGTGGCTTCCAAACGGTATATCAGCCTGTTGGTATTGCTCACTTTTGTGCCTTCCTACCTGCTGATCCGCTACTTTGATGTGGGGTATATGTATCTTTACTTTATAGCGAGCAGCCTGCTGCTCGTCCTCTTTTTGTTCCTGTTGTGGCGCTCCCATAGCAAAAAGCACTACGTCTGGCTGCACAACATCCTGAAATTCATCATCGTGTCCGGGGTTTTCGGCATTCTGCTCATCGATGTGGATCTCGTACTGAACCGCATTATGTAA
- a CDS encoding TspO/MBR family protein: MANIALFGPEQQGKISYLGEMHHGHKKYTRLLGSLGICLLIGALASFATQTSVQSWYPTLAKPAITPPDAWFGPIWTVLYILMGISAGIVWSRGFHHLWVKTALYHFGIQLLLNGSWSLVFFGLREPVWALAIISSLVVLLILTIKWFRVVSKTAAWLLVPYLVWILFAAYLNLRIVQLN, encoded by the coding sequence TTGGCAAATATAGCCCTATTTGGCCCGGAGCAGCAAGGCAAAATTTCCTACCTTGGGGAAATGCACCACGGTCACAAGAAATACACGCGGCTGCTGGGATCCCTCGGCATATGCCTACTGATTGGGGCCCTCGCTTCATTTGCCACCCAAACCTCCGTGCAATCCTGGTACCCGACCCTGGCCAAACCCGCCATTACACCGCCCGACGCCTGGTTCGGACCCATCTGGACCGTCTTGTATATACTGATGGGGATCTCCGCCGGGATCGTATGGTCTCGCGGCTTCCACCACCTGTGGGTGAAAACGGCCCTCTACCATTTCGGGATACAGCTCCTGCTCAACGGATCCTGGAGCCTCGTATTTTTCGGCCTGCGCGAACCGGTATGGGCACTCGCGATCATCAGCTCCCTGGTGGTCCTGCTGATCCTCACCATCAAATGGTTCCGCGTGGTCAGCAAAACGGCAGCCTGGTTGCTGGTCCCCTACCTGGTGTGGATCCTATTCGCCGCCTACCTGAACCTGCGTATCGTCCAATTGAACTGA
- the argB gene encoding acetylglutamate kinase codes for MKPVLSVVKIGGAFLEEPGLVESFTSAFASLEGHKILVHGGGQRATALSRRLGVEPRVVDGRRITDADSLEVAVMVYAGWANKTLVARLQSLGCNALGVSGADAGLIRALKRPAGEIDYGFVGDIASVNAPGIANLLAAGIVPAFCALTHDGRGQLLNTNADTIASELAVAMSDKFTTRLLYCFEKAGVLRDVSDPGSVIPRIDAAAYADLRAKGKVAAGMLPKLHNCFQALEKGVDQVFIGAPEMLTPGHAIQTEITL; via the coding sequence ATGAAACCTGTTTTGTCCGTAGTTAAAATTGGCGGCGCCTTCCTGGAGGAGCCCGGGTTGGTGGAATCCTTTACCTCGGCCTTCGCCTCCCTGGAAGGGCATAAAATCCTCGTACACGGGGGCGGCCAGCGAGCCACGGCGTTGAGCCGCCGGCTCGGGGTGGAACCGCGGGTTGTGGACGGGCGCCGGATTACGGATGCCGACAGCCTGGAAGTGGCTGTAATGGTCTATGCGGGCTGGGCAAACAAAACCCTGGTGGCAAGGCTCCAGTCTCTGGGTTGCAATGCCCTGGGGGTCAGCGGTGCGGATGCCGGCCTGATCCGGGCGCTGAAACGCCCCGCCGGGGAAATCGACTACGGGTTTGTCGGGGATATCGCATCGGTGAACGCCCCGGGGATTGCCAATTTGCTCGCGGCCGGCATCGTCCCGGCATTTTGCGCCCTGACCCATGACGGCCGGGGCCAACTGCTCAATACAAATGCGGACACCATCGCCTCCGAACTGGCTGTTGCCATGAGTGATAAATTCACTACGCGGCTCCTGTATTGCTTTGAAAAAGCCGGGGTGCTCCGGGATGTTTCGGACCCTGGAAGTGTCATCCCCAGGATCGACGCGGCGGCCTATGCCGACCTGCGGGCGAAAGGAAAGGTGGCTGCGGGCATGCTGCCCAAGCTGCACAATTGTTTCCAGGCATTGGAAAAAGGAGTAGACCAGGTATTCATCGGGGCGCCCGAAATGCTCACGCCGGGACACGCCATCCAAACAGAAATCACATTATGA
- a CDS encoding Rossmann-fold NAD(P)-binding domain-containing protein has product MKHFCTTDDITELADWLHLGNRLRAEPDLLAHLGRGKTLCLLFFNNSLRTRLSTQKAAQLLGMEVMVMNFGSEGWSLEYTDGTVMDQGTAEHIREAAPVVAQYADLIGIRAFAGLKDREADYAEMVLQGFVQHAGIPVLNMESATAHPLQALADALTIEQFREKDRPKVVLSWAPHPRALPQAVPNSFAKMMQALPVDLTITHPEGYELAPEFTGGLSPEYNQEKALEGADFVYVKNWSSYSDYGAILSQDPAWMMTAKKLGEAQLMHCLPVRRNVVVADDALDGGRSLVLQQAANRTLSAQLALAHLIQSNS; this is encoded by the coding sequence ATGAAGCACTTTTGTACGACCGACGATATCACGGAACTGGCAGACTGGCTCCACCTGGGCAACAGGCTGCGGGCCGAGCCGGATTTGCTCGCGCACCTGGGCCGGGGCAAAACACTCTGCCTGCTGTTTTTCAACAACAGCCTGCGTACCCGGCTGAGCACCCAAAAGGCCGCACAGCTCCTCGGGATGGAGGTGATGGTCATGAATTTCGGAAGCGAAGGCTGGAGCTTGGAATATACGGATGGTACCGTCATGGACCAGGGGACTGCCGAACATATCCGGGAAGCGGCCCCCGTGGTGGCCCAGTATGCAGACCTGATCGGCATCCGCGCTTTTGCCGGCCTGAAAGACCGGGAGGCGGATTACGCGGAAATGGTCCTGCAGGGCTTTGTACAACATGCCGGGATTCCCGTGCTGAATATGGAGAGCGCCACGGCCCACCCCCTGCAAGCCCTGGCCGACGCCCTCACCATAGAACAATTCCGGGAGAAGGACCGGCCCAAAGTGGTGTTGAGCTGGGCTCCGCACCCCCGGGCACTGCCCCAGGCCGTCCCGAATTCGTTTGCGAAAATGATGCAGGCCCTGCCGGTGGACCTGACCATCACCCATCCGGAAGGGTATGAACTGGCCCCGGAATTCACCGGGGGCCTGTCACCCGAATACAACCAGGAGAAAGCGCTGGAGGGCGCCGATTTCGTGTATGTAAAGAACTGGAGCAGCTATTCGGATTACGGAGCCATCCTCAGCCAGGACCCGGCCTGGATGATGACCGCAAAAAAGCTCGGGGAGGCGCAGCTCATGCATTGCCTCCCGGTAAGGCGCAACGTGGTTGTAGCCGATGACGCGCTGGACGGGGGCCGGAGCCTGGTTCTGCAGCAGGCGGCCAACCGGACCCTGTCGGCACAACTGGCCCTGGCACACCTCATCCAGTCGAATTCTTAA
- the argH gene encoding argininosuccinate lyase → MKLWDKGSSPDEKTDLFTVGNDRELDLLLVKYDLQASRAHARMLGKIGLLTEAETADLVREIDALMDEEAAGRFTIEAGFEDMHSKIEYLLTEKLGDTGKKIHTARSRNDQVLVALQLYLKDALSDVQHQVRMLFDRLLELAEKHQAVPLPGYTHLQVAMPSSFGLWFSAYAESLIDDVYLLEAARRVADQNPLGSAAGYGSSFPIDREFTTEALGFETMKYNVVAAQMGRGKVERTAATALAAVAATLGKLAMDICLYMSQNFGFVSFPDKLTTGSSIMPHKKNPDIFELIRGKCNLLQAVPGQLGLLTTNLPSGYHRDLQLTKDLLLPAVENLKSCLEMAHTSLGEIQVREDILDDPKYDYLYSVDTLNQRVLEGVPFRDAYRDMAAAIADGSFSPVKGAAHTHAGSLGNLCLDRIADKMAQACADPA, encoded by the coding sequence ATGAAATTATGGGATAAGGGCAGCAGCCCGGACGAAAAGACCGACCTGTTTACCGTGGGCAACGACCGCGAACTGGATTTACTCCTGGTGAAGTACGACCTGCAGGCTTCCCGGGCGCATGCGCGGATGCTCGGCAAGATCGGGTTGCTGACCGAGGCGGAAACCGCCGACCTGGTGCGGGAAATCGACGCTTTAATGGACGAGGAAGCCGCCGGGCGATTTACGATCGAGGCGGGATTTGAGGACATGCACTCCAAGATTGAATACCTGCTAACTGAGAAACTGGGGGATACCGGCAAGAAAATCCACACGGCCCGCTCCAGGAACGACCAGGTGTTGGTCGCCCTCCAGTTGTACCTGAAAGATGCCCTGTCCGATGTACAACACCAGGTCCGCATGCTCTTTGACCGGCTCCTCGAACTGGCCGAAAAACACCAGGCCGTCCCCCTGCCCGGGTATACGCACCTGCAGGTGGCCATGCCTTCTTCATTCGGACTTTGGTTTTCGGCATATGCCGAAAGCCTTATAGACGACGTCTACCTGCTGGAGGCAGCCCGGCGGGTGGCCGACCAGAATCCGCTGGGAAGTGCTGCCGGCTACGGGAGTTCCTTTCCCATCGACCGGGAATTCACTACGGAAGCACTCGGGTTCGAAACCATGAAATACAATGTCGTGGCGGCACAGATGGGCCGCGGCAAGGTGGAGCGGACAGCCGCCACCGCCCTGGCTGCGGTGGCTGCCACCCTGGGCAAACTGGCCATGGACATCTGCCTGTACATGAGCCAGAACTTCGGTTTTGTATCCTTCCCGGATAAATTGACTACCGGGAGCAGCATCATGCCGCATAAGAAGAACCCGGATATTTTTGAACTGATCCGCGGAAAATGCAACCTCCTCCAGGCCGTCCCCGGCCAACTGGGCCTGCTTACCACCAATTTGCCCAGCGGTTACCACCGGGACCTGCAACTGACCAAGGACCTCCTGTTGCCGGCTGTGGAAAACCTGAAATCCTGCCTGGAAATGGCCCATACGAGCCTCGGGGAAATTCAGGTGCGGGAAGACATCCTGGACGACCCGAAATACGACTACCTCTACAGTGTGGATACCCTGAACCAGCGCGTCCTGGAGGGCGTACCGTTCCGGGATGCCTACCGCGATATGGCAGCCGCCATTGCAGACGGTTCTTTTTCCCCCGTCAAAGGGGCGGCCCACACGCATGCGGGCAGCCTGGGCAACCTCTGCCTGGACCGGATAGCGGATAAAATGGCGCAGGCCTGCGCGGACCCGGCCTGA
- a CDS encoding pseudouridine synthase, producing MDKSDGKKSGGSSGRQGGNSGRKSSGRQGGNGDRRASGRQGGNYRKKSFSRGNAPIRKAAPRRTGTPGLIRLNKYIANAGICSRREADTYIAAGNVTVNGKTITEMGYKVQPTDEVRFDGRLLQRERKEYVLLNKPRNFITTTRDEKGRRTVMELISRASNARLVPVGRLDRNTTGLLLFTNDGELAKKLTHPKHGVRKIYHVELDKTFKSADLGKLREGLELEDGRIEVDEASYIDGASKKEVGVELHSGRNRIVRRIFEHLGYQVVKLDRVVLAGLTKKDLPRGHWRHLTEQEVINLRMIQ from the coding sequence ATGGATAAATCCGACGGGAAAAAAAGCGGGGGTTCTTCGGGCCGGCAAGGCGGTAACTCAGGCCGTAAATCGTCCGGCAGGCAGGGTGGAAACGGCGATCGCCGCGCCTCGGGCAGGCAGGGCGGCAACTACCGGAAAAAGAGCTTTTCCAGGGGGAATGCCCCGATTAGAAAGGCCGCCCCGCGGCGGACCGGGACCCCGGGCCTCATACGCCTCAACAAATACATTGCCAATGCCGGGATTTGCTCCCGCAGGGAGGCGGACACCTATATTGCGGCGGGCAATGTGACGGTCAACGGGAAAACGATCACCGAGATGGGCTATAAGGTTCAGCCTACCGATGAGGTTCGGTTTGACGGCCGGTTGCTGCAGCGTGAAAGGAAGGAATACGTGCTGTTGAACAAGCCCCGGAATTTTATCACTACCACCCGGGACGAAAAAGGACGACGCACCGTCATGGAGCTGATTTCCCGCGCCTCAAACGCCCGGCTGGTCCCCGTGGGTCGGCTGGACCGGAATACCACCGGGCTGTTGCTTTTCACCAATGACGGCGAGCTCGCCAAGAAACTCACCCACCCGAAGCACGGGGTGCGGAAAATCTACCACGTGGAACTGGACAAGACCTTTAAATCGGCCGACCTGGGAAAACTTCGGGAAGGCCTCGAGCTGGAGGACGGGCGCATCGAAGTGGATGAGGCGAGCTACATTGACGGGGCCTCGAAAAAGGAGGTGGGCGTGGAGCTCCACAGCGGGCGCAACCGGATTGTGCGCCGGATTTTTGAACACCTCGGCTACCAGGTGGTGAAGCTGGACCGGGTAGTCCTGGCGGGCCTCACCAAAAAGGACCTGCCGCGGGGACATTGGCGGCACCTTACCGAACAGGAGGTGATCAACCTGCGAATGATCCAATAA
- the glpK gene encoding glycerol kinase GlpK — protein sequence MEKYILALDQGTTSCRAIVFNHKGEIVSTAQKEFAQHFPKPGWVEHDAEEIWAVQSGMASEALARKGLKPGQIAAIGITNQRETVVIWEKASGKPIHPAIVWQDKRTSDYCDELKAAGHQRMVREKTGLVIDSYFSGTKARWILDHVKGARKRAENGELLMGTIDSWLIWNMTGGELHITDVTNACRTMLFNIHTMAWDPELTELLGIPEALLPDVRESSEKYGVTDESFLKAGIPISGIAGDQQAALFGQMCTRKGMVKNTYGTGCFMLMNIGDKPIVSENNLLTSVAWTLNGETTYMLEGSIFIGGAVVQWLRDGLNIIKKSSDVEALATSVPDTGGVYLVPAFAGLGAPHWNQQARGSIFGLTRGSTDAHVARAALESIAYQTMDILKAMEKDSGIPIRELRVDGGATVNNLMMQFQADVLDAETVRPKIVETTVMGAAFLAGLAVGYWENPRAIQSIWQTDRRFFPTADRAPIEAGIRGWQRAIRAIEFWSKDNQ from the coding sequence ATGGAGAAATACATCCTCGCCCTGGACCAGGGCACCACCAGTTGCCGCGCCATCGTTTTCAACCACAAAGGAGAGATCGTTTCCACTGCCCAGAAGGAATTCGCCCAACATTTCCCGAAACCGGGTTGGGTGGAACACGACGCGGAGGAAATCTGGGCTGTCCAGTCCGGGATGGCTTCGGAGGCCCTGGCCCGGAAAGGGCTCAAGCCCGGACAGATTGCGGCCATCGGCATCACCAACCAACGGGAAACGGTGGTGATCTGGGAGAAAGCCAGCGGCAAACCCATCCATCCGGCTATCGTCTGGCAGGACAAGCGCACCTCGGATTACTGCGACGAATTGAAAGCCGCAGGCCACCAGCGTATGGTGCGGGAGAAAACCGGGCTGGTCATCGATTCCTACTTTTCAGGAACCAAGGCGCGCTGGATTCTCGACCATGTAAAAGGTGCCAGGAAACGGGCGGAGAACGGGGAGCTGCTCATGGGGACAATCGACTCCTGGCTGATCTGGAACATGACCGGGGGCGAGTTGCATATTACCGACGTCACCAATGCCTGCCGGACGATGCTCTTCAACATCCACACCATGGCGTGGGACCCGGAACTCACCGAATTGCTCGGAATCCCGGAAGCCCTGCTGCCGGATGTACGCGAATCGAGCGAAAAGTACGGGGTGACCGACGAATCCTTCCTCAAAGCAGGCATCCCGATTTCCGGCATTGCCGGCGACCAGCAGGCCGCGCTTTTCGGGCAGATGTGTACCCGCAAGGGGATGGTCAAAAACACGTACGGCACCGGGTGTTTTATGCTGATGAACATCGGGGACAAACCCATCGTTTCCGAAAACAACTTATTGACCTCGGTGGCCTGGACGCTGAACGGGGAAACCACCTACATGCTGGAGGGCAGCATATTCATTGGCGGGGCCGTGGTACAATGGCTTCGGGACGGGTTGAATATCATTAAAAAATCTTCGGATGTCGAAGCGCTTGCCACCAGCGTACCGGATACGGGGGGCGTCTACCTGGTCCCGGCATTTGCCGGGCTGGGGGCACCGCACTGGAACCAGCAGGCCCGCGGTTCGATTTTTGGCCTTACCCGCGGGAGTACCGATGCGCATGTGGCACGGGCCGCCCTGGAATCGATTGCCTATCAGACGATGGATATCCTCAAGGCCATGGAAAAGGATTCGGGGATACCCATTCGGGAACTGCGGGTAGACGGGGGTGCCACGGTAAACAACCTGATGATGCAGTTCCAGGCGGACGTGCTGGATGCCGAAACGGTCCGCCCCAAAATCGTGGAAACCACCGTAATGGGTGCCGCGTTCCTGGCCGGGCTGGCCGTGGGCTACTGGGAAAACCCCCGGGCCATCCAGTCTATCTGGCAAACCGACCGCCGGTTTTTCCCCACCGCAGACCGGGCACCCATTGAAGCCGGGATCCGCGGATGGCAACGCGCTATTCGCGCCATTGAATTCTGGTCCAAAGACAACCAATAA